A genome region from Hevea brasiliensis isolate MT/VB/25A 57/8 chromosome 9, ASM3005281v1, whole genome shotgun sequence includes the following:
- the LOC110640387 gene encoding AAA-ATPase At2g46620 — protein sequence MKILCNPFFLLFVIVGLLFLLRVLLIRTGLIYRTKKWWRSIEDCFHVHQFFKVPEFNESMQENQLYCKVSVYLNSLASIEDSDFTNLFTGKKSNEIILRLDSGQVIDDDFLGARVSWINEVKTDATCSRALLLKIRKADKRRILRPYLQHIHTVFDELEQKKKRQLKLYMNIDSDRNQSRRWRFVPFTHPSTFETIAMESDLKNKLKSDLETFLKAKQYYNRLGRVWKRSYLLYGPSGTGKSSFVAAMANFLGYDVYDIDLSRVLDDSDLKSLLLQTTPKSVIVVENLDRFLMEKSTTVSFSGVLNFMDGILNSCSAAERIMVFTMNSKDHIDSAILRPGRIDVHIHFPLCDFSVFKTLSNSYLGVKDHKLFPQVEEIFQTGASLSPAEIGELMIAHRNSPSRALKSVITALQTEGDRRGSVNVGRRLLDAGSRNSTEDSSDHLGIFCKENFNAVKDIRKLYGLLRLRSNRKAQSFDSTPGQNDG from the coding sequence ATGAAAATTCTTTGTAACCCATTCTTTCTCTTGTTCGTAATTGTTGGTTTATTGTTTCTGCTTCGGGTTCTTTTAATCAGGACCGGATTAATTTATAGGACCAAGAAATGGTGGAGATCAATCGAAGATTGTTTTCATGTGCATCAATTCTTTAAGGTCCCAGAATTCAACGAAAGCATGCAGGAGAATCAACTTTATTGCAAAGTCTCCGTTTATCTAAACTCTCTGGCTTCCATCGAGGACTCAGATTTTACCAACCTCTTCACCGGAAAAAAATCCAACGAAATCATCCTCCGCCTCGATTCTGGCCAGGTAATCGATGATGATTTTCTCGGAGCTAGAGTCTCTTGGATAAACGAAGTGAAAACCGATGCAACCTGTTCTAGAGCTTTGCTTTTGAAGATCAGAAAAGCAGATAAGCGAAGAATTCTCCGGCCTTATCTCCAGCACATCCACACAGTTTTCGATGAGcttgagcaaaagaagaagagacaATTGAAGCTTTATATGAACATCGACAGTGATCGAAATCAGAGCCGACGGTGGAGATTTGTACCCTTCACTCATCCTTCAACGTTTGAAACAATTGCAATGGAATCTGATCTCAAAAATAAGTTAAAATCAGATCTAGAGACTTTCCTCAAGGCCAAACAATACTATAACCGGCTGGGTCGTGTTTGGAAGCGGAGCTATCTCTTGTACGGGCCATCAGGTACTGGAAAATCCAGCTTTGTTGCTGCCATGGCCAATTTTCTTGGCTACGATGTGTATGACATCGATCTTTCCAGAGTTTTAGACGATTCTGATCTGAAATCACTCCTCTTACAAACCACACCCAAGTCGGTGATTGTGGTCGAAAACCTAGATCGATTTCTGATGGAAAAGTCAACGACTGTAAGTTTTTCAGGTGTTTTAAACTTCATGGATGGGATTTTAAATTCTTGCTCTGCAGCGGAGAGGATTATGGTTTTCACCATGAACAGTAAAGATCACATCGACTCGGCTATTCTTAGACCGGGTCGAATTGATGTCCACATCCATTTCCCTTTATGCGATTTCTCTGTATTCAAGACATTGTCGAATAGCTATTTGGGGGTGAAGGATCACAAGTTGTTTCCTCAAGTAGAAGAAATTTTCCAAACCGGAGCGAGTCTGAGTCCGGCCGAGATAGGTGAGCTCATGATTGCACACCGGAATTCGCCGAGTCGAGCATTGAAATCTGTTATAACGGCCTTGCAAACGGAAGGTGACCGTAGAGGGTCTGTGAATGTCGGGCGGCGTTTGCTGGATGCCGGGTCAAGAAATTCGACGGAAGATTCAAGCGATCACTTGGGGATATTTTGTAAAGAAAATTTCAATGCCGTGAAAGATATCAGGAAATTATATGGATTACTGAGGTTGAGAAGTAACAGAAAAGCACAATCGTTTGACTCGACTCCGGGCCAAAACGACGGGTGA